A region from the Thermanaeromonas toyohensis ToBE genome encodes:
- the kdpB gene encoding potassium-transporting ATPase subunit KdpB, producing the protein MRASLLPAAKDAFLKLNPRFQWRNPVMFVVEIGALLTTFFTFRDLLAGMKEAINLNLQLTLWLWLTVLFANFAEALAEGRGKAQAAALRRTRKETVAKKLVDGQIKKIPASELRKGDIVLVEAGDIIPGDGEVIEGIASVDESAVTGESAPVIRESGGDRSSVTGGTRVLSDWIKVRITANPGETFLDRMISLVEGAKRQKTPNEIALTILLVALTIIFLLAVATLEAFALYSGTWASIPVLIALLVCLIPTTIGGLLSAIGIAGMDRLLKRNVLAMSGRAVEAAGDVDVLLLDKTGTITLGNRMATSFIPAPGVSEEVLADAAQLASLADETPEGRSIVVLAKNKFNLRERDLSSLRATFVPFSAHTRMSGVNIEGREIRKGAVDAIEAYVQKQGGALPEEVKATVEKVAREGGTPLVVAEGAKVLGVIYLKDVVKGGIKERFAQLRRMGIKTVMITGDNPLTAAAIAAEAGVDDFLAEATPEAKLKLIREYQAKGHMVAMTGDGTNDAPALAQADVGVAMNTGTQAAKEAGNMVDLDSNPTKLLEIVEIGKQLLMTRGALTTFSVANDVAKYFAIIPALFATTYPELKALNIMGLATPASAILSAVIFNALIIIALIPLALRGVAYRPLGANAILRQNLLIYGLGGLIAPFIGIKLIDLFLVVLGLV; encoded by the coding sequence ATGCGCGCTTCTTTATTACCGGCTGCTAAAGATGCTTTTCTTAAGCTTAATCCCCGCTTTCAGTGGCGCAACCCAGTAATGTTTGTAGTAGAAATCGGGGCTTTGCTTACTACTTTTTTTACTTTCCGTGATCTGCTAGCGGGGATGAAAGAAGCCATAAATCTCAATTTACAACTCACCTTATGGCTTTGGCTGACTGTTCTTTTTGCTAATTTTGCAGAGGCTTTGGCTGAAGGCCGGGGTAAGGCCCAAGCTGCCGCCTTACGTCGCACAAGGAAGGAGACAGTGGCCAAGAAACTGGTCGATGGCCAGATAAAAAAGATACCTGCTTCAGAGCTGCGCAAGGGCGATATTGTTCTGGTAGAAGCTGGAGATATTATCCCGGGTGACGGGGAGGTAATTGAGGGGATCGCCTCTGTAGATGAGAGCGCGGTTACGGGAGAGTCGGCTCCAGTTATTAGGGAATCGGGAGGAGACCGTAGCTCTGTAACGGGAGGAACGCGAGTTCTCTCAGACTGGATCAAGGTACGCATAACGGCCAATCCAGGAGAAACTTTTTTAGACCGGATGATAAGTCTAGTGGAAGGGGCTAAGAGGCAAAAGACGCCTAATGAGATCGCTTTGACCATATTGCTGGTAGCTTTGACTATCATTTTTCTACTGGCGGTAGCTACTCTGGAAGCCTTTGCCCTTTACTCAGGTACCTGGGCATCCATACCCGTTTTAATCGCTTTGTTGGTATGCCTTATCCCCACCACTATCGGGGGACTTTTAAGCGCCATAGGGATCGCGGGTATGGATAGACTACTTAAACGCAATGTATTGGCCATGTCTGGTCGGGCTGTAGAAGCAGCTGGCGATGTGGATGTGTTACTTTTAGATAAGACGGGAACTATTACCCTGGGCAATCGTATGGCCACTTCCTTTATTCCAGCTCCTGGAGTATCCGAAGAAGTGCTCGCAGATGCAGCCCAGCTAGCTTCTTTGGCTGATGAGACGCCAGAAGGTAGGAGTATTGTCGTGCTGGCTAAAAATAAATTTAACCTTAGGGAAAGGGATTTGAGTAGTTTAAGAGCCACTTTCGTCCCCTTTAGCGCCCATACTCGCATGAGCGGTGTAAATATAGAGGGAAGGGAAATACGCAAAGGAGCAGTGGATGCCATTGAGGCTTATGTTCAAAAACAGGGAGGTGCCTTACCCGAAGAGGTCAAGGCTACAGTAGAAAAGGTGGCCCGGGAAGGAGGGACCCCCTTGGTAGTGGCTGAAGGGGCAAAGGTATTAGGGGTTATTTACCTTAAGGATGTAGTCAAGGGAGGCATCAAAGAGCGCTTCGCCCAGCTACGCCGCATGGGTATTAAAACAGTAATGATTACGGGGGATAACCCTTTGACAGCAGCGGCCATAGCCGCGGAAGCAGGGGTGGACGATTTCCTGGCTGAAGCTACCCCGGAGGCCAAGCTAAAACTCATCCGCGAGTACCAGGCCAAGGGACATATGGTGGCTATGACCGGTGATGGGACTAATGATGCCCCAGCTTTGGCTCAGGCTGACGTAGGAGTGGCCATGAATACCGGGACCCAGGCAGCCAAAGAGGCGGGCAATATGGTGGATTTGGACAGCAATCCCACTAAACTCTTAGAGATCGTGGAAATAGGCAAACAGCTCTTGATGACACGGGGCGCTTTGACTACCTTTAGCGTAGCTAATGATGTAGCCAAGTATTTTGCTATTATCCCGGCCCTGTTTGCCACTACTTATCCCGAGCTTAAAGCTTTAAACATAATGGGACTGGCTACTCCTGCTAGCGCTATTCTTTCCGCGGTCATCTTTAACGCCTTGATTATAATAGCCCTGATCCCTTTAGCCCTCCGGGGGGTTGCCTACCGGCCGTTAGGAGCCAACGCTATCCTTAGGCAAAATCTTTTAATATACGGCTTAGGCGGTTTAATAGCCCCGTTTATAGGTATAAAACTTATCGACTTGTTCTTAGTCGTTTTAGGCCTGGTGTAA
- a CDS encoding ABC transporter substrate-binding protein, with protein sequence MRQKIAFILILAILIAGLIPLEGCGPKNVKEREAGVPLSVAVEYTDHAASFYVAQEKGWFKENNLEVTSFNVYATGVALAAALTKGGIDMAYICLVPALAAYANGGVPLKIVAGTHKNGYGLVVNTSKIKEFRDLEKEEVKIATMQPGATTDLLFNLLIKQKELDRGKILAHTVRMNPAKQLLALRSGKVDAIFAPEHFTTLAAQLSGMKILAKSQDIWPNMQGSVLIVTDKFLKEHPGAVKKLISLNKKATEFINSHREETANIVAHSLNQYQNTVKEEMSSPEADISVTPAVIKESMSNLDYNPHLDAQEIQKIIDLMYYYGYLKKQVRAEEVLYSD encoded by the coding sequence ATGAGGCAGAAGATAGCTTTTATATTGATCTTAGCTATCCTAATAGCGGGATTGATACCTCTAGAGGGATGTGGCCCCAAAAACGTAAAGGAAAGAGAAGCGGGGGTTCCTTTAAGTGTAGCGGTGGAATATACAGACCATGCCGCTTCCTTTTATGTGGCCCAGGAAAAAGGATGGTTTAAAGAAAATAATCTCGAGGTTACTAGCTTTAACGTCTATGCCACTGGGGTAGCCCTGGCAGCGGCTCTCACCAAAGGTGGGATAGATATGGCTTATATCTGCCTGGTACCGGCCTTGGCGGCTTATGCCAATGGGGGAGTACCTTTGAAAATAGTGGCTGGTACCCATAAAAATGGTTATGGTCTGGTAGTTAATACCAGTAAAATAAAGGAATTTAGAGATTTAGAGAAAGAAGAAGTAAAAATAGCCACCATGCAACCAGGAGCCACTACTGACCTTTTGTTTAACTTGTTAATTAAACAAAAAGAGTTAGACCGGGGGAAGATCTTGGCCCACACGGTACGCATGAATCCTGCCAAACAACTTTTAGCTTTGCGTTCAGGCAAAGTAGATGCTATTTTCGCTCCGGAGCATTTTACTACCCTGGCTGCCCAGCTTTCCGGTATGAAAATCTTGGCTAAAAGCCAGGATATATGGCCTAATATGCAAGGGAGCGTTTTAATAGTTACAGATAAATTTTTAAAGGAGCACCCTGGAGCAGTGAAAAAACTTATTTCCCTTAATAAAAAGGCCACTGAGTTTATAAATAGCCACCGGGAAGAAACGGCTAACATAGTAGCCCATAGCTTAAATCAATACCAAAATACCGTTAAGGAAGAGATGTCGAGTCCTGAGGCTGATATAAGTGTCACACCAGCGGTAATCAAGGAATCCATGTCCAACCTCGACTACAACCCCCATTTAGATGCCCAGGAGATACAAAAAATAATAGACCTTATGTATTATTATGGCTACCTTAAAAAACAGGTTAGAGCGGAAGAAGTGTTATATAGCGATTGA
- a CDS encoding NAD(P)/FAD-dependent oxidoreductase, with translation MKRTDILIIGGGLAGYTAAMAARGYFPSRKVTLVRKERIPLLPWGLAYACGRGELKKNLMHDFSLLDNGIEILIEEIKEIEPQGKWVSFIDSTQLYYDKLILATGSHPAPWPVKGHHLRGIYTLKKHLAYLRELINALDQAQDIVILGGGISGLQLAEACSLRGLRVTVVEREPHCLSSMFDEDLCSLIEERLMSQGIKVINCATIEEFYGKEQVQSVRISTGELLKAEVVVLAIGLVPNIDLAFRAGIEIGEGGIKVDEYLRTSKEDVFAVGDCASKPFFFDTDSSYIRRASMAGHEARVAAANLYGPKKTRKIRIDKLLLAIGGLALGSAGLTWLKAASLGIEAGRVDIKLNTYPGSPVVRMIYARDTGAILGVQIKGSNIISVREAMNSWVTLMEEGRAILNLPPVEETLCCVPPG, from the coding sequence ATGAAAAGGACAGATATTCTTATTATAGGTGGTGGCCTAGCAGGCTATACGGCAGCTATGGCTGCCAGAGGCTACTTTCCTTCCCGGAAAGTTACCCTTGTGCGTAAGGAGAGAATACCCCTTTTACCCTGGGGATTGGCCTATGCCTGTGGTAGGGGTGAATTAAAGAAAAATTTAATGCACGACTTTTCTCTCCTGGACAATGGTATTGAAATATTAATAGAGGAGATAAAAGAGATAGAACCGCAGGGTAAATGGGTGTCTTTTATAGATTCTACCCAGCTATATTACGATAAATTAATCCTAGCTACAGGTAGTCACCCCGCCCCTTGGCCTGTAAAAGGCCATCACCTAAGAGGTATATATACCCTAAAAAAACACCTTGCCTACTTAAGAGAACTTATAAACGCTTTGGACCAGGCACAAGATATTGTTATCCTTGGCGGGGGGATTTCTGGTTTACAACTGGCCGAAGCTTGCAGTTTACGAGGCTTGCGGGTAACTGTGGTAGAGCGAGAGCCCCATTGTCTCTCCTCTATGTTCGATGAAGATCTCTGTTCTTTAATTGAAGAAAGGTTGATGTCCCAAGGTATAAAAGTAATTAACTGTGCTACTATCGAAGAGTTTTACGGGAAAGAGCAGGTCCAATCAGTCCGGATCTCCACAGGAGAACTCCTTAAGGCGGAAGTAGTAGTTTTAGCTATTGGATTAGTACCCAACATAGACCTGGCCTTCCGAGCGGGTATAGAGATCGGAGAAGGAGGCATAAAAGTAGACGAATACTTGCGCACTAGTAAAGAAGATGTCTTTGCTGTAGGGGATTGTGCCTCCAAGCCTTTCTTTTTTGACACTGACAGTTCATACATAAGAAGGGCAAGTATGGCGGGCCACGAGGCACGAGTAGCAGCGGCTAACTTATATGGCCCTAAGAAGACAAGAAAAATAAGGATAGATAAGCTGTTGCTTGCTATAGGGGGGCTTGCCTTAGGAAGTGCAGGGTTAACTTGGCTTAAGGCGGCCTCCTTGGGTATAGAAGCCGGAAGAGTTGATATAAAGCTTAATACTTATCCAGGAAGTCCAGTAGTAAGGATGATTTATGCCAGGGATACAGGGGCTATCTTAGGGGTGCAGATAAAAGGAAGTAATATTATATCGGTACGAGAGGCCATGAACTCCTGGGTTACCCTTATGGAAGAAGGCAGAGCTATATTGAATTTACCTCCAGTTGAAGAAACGCTATGCTGTGTTCCTCCCGGGTAG
- a CDS encoding sensor histidine kinase, with protein sequence MEKEHRPDPEALLESVEQEERGKLTVFLGAAAGVGKTYAMLEAAQERLKEGVDVVVGWVETHGRAETEALLEGLPIIPPRRLIYRGKEFLEMDLDALLSRRPALALVDELAHTNVPGSRHAKRYQDVEELLNAGIDVYTTLNIQHLESLNDIVAQITGIRVRETVPDRILETAEIQLIDVPPEELILRFKEGKVYVPEMAEEALRRFFRPGNINALRELALRYAARRVDRQLETYMRAHGIPGPWPAGERVMVCVSPSPFSARLIRVARRMAEGLEAEWLAVYVDTPGRFPAQEEEKERLAKNLRLAEELGAETITLSGEDVAEEILELARKRNVTHIVIGKPLHSRFWELIHGSVVDKVIRHSQGISVHVIPGKYQPPEKLYFPLIARPFSWTSYIGALGASLIVAGFCVWWQFSLGLVNIAMLFLLPVLFSAVRWGAGPAVVAAISSFLLFDFLFIPPRGSFSVSDLRYIISFIIFVLVALFTGTLSNRLKAEVKSCRERGDRLAALYSLSRDIAAVAELKPVLEKITQKVAETLERPVALLLPDKEGKLQISASSRDYEKNFWDENERAVATWVFKNGHKAGQGTDTLSGAGGLYLPLQAGEGVQGVLGISLKGSLKGLQPEQLRLAEAFAGLAALAITRLKLQREAQEARFLAESERLRSALFNSLSHDLRTPLASIIGAVTSLLEGDKVFDAATRRELLQTIKQEASRMNRFVSNLLDMARLESGLLKLRQEWVDIEDVIGVATSRLGEALKSRPLTIKVDPHLPLIKADFILIEQVLVNLLDNALKYSPPGSEILLTVSCKDGWMEIAVSNKGPRLSSEDLERIFDKFYRIPTSPAVGGTGLGLAICKGIVEAHGGRIWASNHLEGLTITFTLPLPGTGPGEIPPARVGEKDGD encoded by the coding sequence ATGGAGAAGGAGCACCGGCCGGACCCAGAGGCTCTTTTAGAGAGCGTTGAACAAGAAGAGCGAGGGAAGCTTACCGTTTTTTTGGGGGCTGCCGCAGGGGTAGGGAAAACCTATGCTATGCTGGAAGCAGCTCAGGAGAGGTTAAAAGAGGGTGTGGATGTAGTAGTGGGTTGGGTAGAAACCCACGGTCGGGCGGAGACAGAAGCCCTTTTAGAGGGTTTGCCTATCATACCACCTCGGCGCCTGATTTATCGGGGTAAAGAGTTTTTAGAGATGGATCTGGATGCCCTTCTTTCCCGCCGACCTGCCCTAGCCTTAGTAGATGAATTGGCCCACACTAATGTACCTGGGTCACGCCACGCCAAGCGTTATCAGGATGTAGAGGAATTACTTAACGCAGGGATAGATGTTTATACTACTCTAAACATCCAGCATTTAGAAAGCCTAAATGATATCGTGGCCCAGATCACAGGTATCAGGGTACGGGAGACCGTACCCGATCGGATATTAGAAACAGCCGAAATTCAGCTAATAGATGTGCCCCCAGAAGAGCTTATTTTAAGGTTTAAAGAGGGTAAAGTCTATGTACCGGAGATGGCTGAAGAAGCCTTAAGGCGATTTTTCCGGCCGGGAAACATAAATGCTTTACGGGAGCTAGCCCTGCGCTATGCAGCCAGAAGGGTAGACCGCCAGTTAGAAACCTATATGCGGGCCCATGGCATCCCCGGGCCTTGGCCGGCAGGAGAACGGGTTATGGTCTGTGTTAGCCCTAGCCCTTTTTCAGCTCGTTTAATCAGGGTGGCCCGGAGGATGGCTGAAGGGTTAGAGGCGGAGTGGCTAGCTGTATACGTTGATACTCCAGGTCGCTTTCCCGCCCAGGAAGAAGAAAAGGAACGGTTGGCCAAGAATCTTCGCTTAGCGGAAGAGTTAGGAGCTGAAACTATAACCCTTTCCGGGGAAGACGTAGCGGAAGAGATTTTAGAACTGGCTAGAAAGCGGAATGTTACGCATATCGTCATCGGGAAACCCTTACATTCAAGATTCTGGGAGCTCATCCATGGATCGGTAGTGGATAAAGTTATACGCCATAGCCAAGGGATTAGCGTGCATGTTATCCCTGGAAAATACCAGCCTCCAGAAAAGCTTTATTTTCCTTTAATTGCGCGTCCCTTTTCTTGGACCTCCTATATAGGGGCTTTAGGTGCTTCCCTTATCGTGGCTGGTTTCTGTGTTTGGTGGCAATTTTCCCTGGGTTTAGTAAATATAGCTATGCTTTTCTTGTTACCTGTATTGTTTAGCGCTGTGAGATGGGGAGCGGGTCCTGCCGTAGTAGCAGCTATAAGCAGTTTTCTTCTTTTTGATTTCCTTTTTATTCCACCTAGGGGTAGTTTCTCCGTTTCTGATCTCCGTTATATTATAAGCTTTATCATTTTTGTGTTAGTAGCCTTATTTACTGGCACTTTATCTAACCGGCTAAAGGCGGAGGTAAAAAGTTGCCGAGAGCGGGGGGACAGACTAGCTGCCCTTTACTCTTTAAGCCGTGATATAGCGGCGGTGGCGGAACTTAAGCCAGTTTTAGAAAAAATTACCCAAAAAGTAGCTGAAACTTTAGAGCGGCCTGTAGCCCTATTATTACCAGACAAAGAGGGGAAATTGCAAATTAGCGCTAGCTCAAGGGATTATGAAAAAAATTTTTGGGATGAAAACGAGCGGGCAGTGGCTACTTGGGTATTTAAGAACGGCCATAAAGCCGGCCAGGGCACAGATACTTTGAGCGGGGCAGGGGGCCTTTATCTTCCTTTACAGGCAGGTGAAGGGGTACAAGGTGTGCTGGGAATTTCTTTAAAAGGCTCTTTAAAAGGCCTTCAGCCGGAGCAATTGCGCTTAGCGGAAGCTTTTGCAGGGCTGGCGGCTTTGGCTATAACCCGGCTTAAGCTTCAAAGGGAAGCCCAGGAAGCCCGCTTTTTAGCTGAGTCAGAGCGCTTGCGCTCCGCCCTTTTTAATTCCCTTTCCCATGATTTACGTACACCCTTGGCCTCGATTATCGGCGCGGTCACTAGCCTCTTAGAGGGAGATAAAGTTTTTGATGCCGCCACCCGTCGAGAGCTACTGCAAACGATAAAACAGGAAGCTAGCCGTATGAACAGGTTCGTTAGTAACCTTTTAGATATGGCGCGGCTAGAAAGCGGCTTGCTTAAGCTTAGGCAGGAATGGGTAGATATAGAAGATGTTATAGGAGTAGCTACCAGCCGGCTAGGAGAGGCTTTAAAATCGCGGCCTTTAACTATAAAGGTGGATCCCCATTTACCCTTGATAAAAGCTGACTTCATACTGATAGAACAAGTGCTGGTAAATTTACTGGATAATGCTTTAAAATACTCTCCGCCAGGTAGCGAGATACTGTTAACTGTCAGCTGTAAGGATGGTTGGATGGAAATTGCGGTCAGCAACAAAGGGCCCCGGCTTTCTTCCGAAGATCTAGAACGCATTTTTGATAAATTTTATCGGATACCAACTTCTCCTGCCGTGGGCGGGACGGGGTTAGGTCTGGCTATTTGCAAAGGAATTGTGGAAGCCCATGGTGGCCGGATCTGGGCTAGCAATCACCTGGAAGGACTTACCATTACCTTTACCTTACCTTTACCTGGTACTGGACCAGGTGAAATACCCCCTGCCAGGGTAGGTGAAAAAGATGGAGACTAA
- the kdpA gene encoding potassium-transporting ATPase subunit KdpA has translation MGFYLLVLVLLAVPLGHYMARVFKGERTLLDPVLKPLEEIFYHLARVDAKKEMGWREYALSLLIFNFLGMLVVYLIQRFQGILPFNPQHFGAVPQDLAFNTAASFMTNTNWQAYAGERTMSYFTQMVALTVQNFLSAATGIAVALALTRGFIRRETSFLGNFWVDLTRATLWVLLPLSLLLALVLVSQGVIQNLSPYLKVTTLEGREQTLAMGPVASQEAIKLLGTNGGGFFGANSAHPYENPTPFTNLLEMLAMQVIPAALPITFGRLVGDRRQGIAILAAMFLLFVLGLSIVYASEYYGNPLIKALGVSSPTALEGKEVRFGLAQSSLFATITTAVACGAVNSMHDSFTPLGGFILLLQMMVGEVIFGGAGAGLYGMLIFVLLTVFIVGLMVGRTPEYLGKKIEAWEMKMATLAVLIPAAAILLGSAVAAITQAGTSSLLNSGPHGLSEILYAFSSSAGNNGSAFAGLNANTLFYNITLGITMLIGRFGVILPALAIAGSLAAKKTIPPGPGTFQTTTPLFVFLLAIVVLIVGALTFFPALALGPIVEHLLMLRGKTF, from the coding sequence ATGGGCTTTTATCTACTGGTACTTGTACTTTTGGCTGTCCCCCTAGGTCATTACATGGCCCGGGTTTTTAAGGGAGAGAGGACGCTTCTAGATCCAGTCTTGAAGCCACTGGAGGAAATTTTTTACCACCTAGCCCGGGTTGATGCTAAAAAGGAAATGGGGTGGCGCGAGTACGCGCTATCACTTTTAATTTTTAACTTCTTAGGGATGCTTGTTGTTTACCTGATTCAGCGTTTTCAAGGGATACTGCCCTTTAACCCCCAGCATTTTGGCGCTGTACCGCAAGATTTGGCTTTCAATACGGCAGCAAGTTTCATGACCAATACTAACTGGCAGGCCTATGCTGGCGAAAGGACCATGAGCTACTTCACCCAGATGGTTGCCTTGACTGTGCAAAATTTTTTATCGGCTGCTACGGGTATCGCAGTAGCTTTAGCTTTAACCCGGGGCTTTATCCGGCGGGAGACTAGCTTTTTAGGCAACTTCTGGGTAGATCTTACCCGGGCTACCCTTTGGGTGTTATTACCCCTTTCCCTGCTCCTAGCTTTAGTCCTGGTTTCCCAAGGTGTTATCCAAAACTTAAGCCCCTATTTAAAAGTTACCACCCTAGAAGGGAGAGAACAGACCCTGGCTATGGGGCCAGTGGCTTCCCAGGAGGCCATTAAACTTTTGGGTACCAATGGAGGGGGATTTTTTGGCGCCAATTCAGCCCACCCCTATGAAAATCCCACGCCTTTTACTAATCTGCTAGAAATGTTAGCCATGCAGGTCATTCCCGCTGCCTTGCCTATAACCTTTGGCCGGTTAGTAGGGGATCGCCGCCAGGGAATAGCTATTCTGGCCGCTATGTTTTTGCTCTTTGTTTTGGGCTTAAGTATAGTTTACGCCAGCGAATATTATGGTAACCCCCTCATTAAAGCTTTAGGGGTAAGTTCTCCTACGGCCCTGGAAGGTAAAGAAGTAAGATTCGGTTTAGCCCAATCTTCTCTATTTGCGACTATAACCACTGCTGTGGCTTGTGGGGCTGTTAATTCTATGCACGATAGTTTTACCCCCTTAGGAGGGTTTATTCTTCTACTTCAGATGATGGTGGGAGAAGTTATTTTTGGAGGAGCAGGGGCAGGGCTTTATGGGATGCTAATTTTTGTCCTCCTTACGGTGTTTATTGTGGGACTTATGGTGGGCCGCACACCAGAATACTTGGGTAAAAAAATTGAAGCTTGGGAAATGAAAATGGCCACCCTAGCTGTGCTCATCCCTGCGGCCGCCATACTCTTAGGTAGTGCTGTAGCGGCAATAACTCAAGCAGGGACTTCTTCCCTTTTAAATTCAGGGCCCCATGGCTTAAGCGAAATCCTATATGCCTTTTCCTCAAGCGCTGGGAATAACGGCAGCGCCTTTGCGGGGCTAAATGCTAATACCCTTTTTTACAATATAACCTTAGGTATTACTATGCTTATAGGACGTTTTGGGGTTATCCTGCCTGCTTTGGCTATAGCTGGGAGCCTGGCGGCTAAAAAGACTATACCGCCGGGGCCAGGTACTTTCCAAACTACCACTCCCCTTTTTGTTTTTCTACTCGCTATAGTAGTGCTTATTGTGGGGGCTTTAACCTTTTTCCCTGCCCTGGCCCTGGGTCCTATAGTAGAGCATCTTTTAATGTTAAGGGGTAAAACTTTTTAA
- a CDS encoding response regulator, whose protein sequence is METKGARVLVIDDELQIRRLLKVALSGHGYQVEEAATGEEGLEQVALYKPDVIILDLGLPDMDGLEVIKRLREWSSTPVIILSVREHEADKIQALDAGADDYVTKPFSMGELLARIRAALRHRAGTTEEPVLYFEDLKIDLARRRVTVGEEEVKLTPTEYELLKNLALNAGKVLTHRQLLRAVWGPPYENEIHYLRVYIGQLRRKIEADPSRPRHLITEPGVGYRLL, encoded by the coding sequence ATGGAGACTAAAGGGGCGCGGGTACTAGTAATTGACGATGAGCTTCAAATCCGTCGGCTTTTAAAAGTAGCCCTGTCTGGACATGGATACCAGGTAGAAGAGGCTGCTACCGGCGAGGAAGGGCTGGAGCAGGTCGCTCTTTATAAGCCTGATGTAATTATTCTGGATTTAGGGTTGCCTGATATGGATGGCCTAGAGGTTATAAAGCGGCTGCGGGAATGGTCATCTACACCTGTTATAATTCTTTCCGTGAGGGAACACGAGGCTGATAAGATACAGGCGTTAGATGCCGGAGCTGATGATTATGTTACCAAGCCTTTTAGTATGGGTGAGTTGCTTGCTCGTATACGCGCAGCCTTGCGGCATAGGGCAGGGACTACAGAGGAACCTGTATTATACTTTGAAGATTTAAAAATAGACTTAGCCAGGCGAAGGGTTACAGTAGGCGAAGAAGAGGTTAAGCTTACCCCTACTGAATACGAGCTTTTAAAAAATTTAGCCTTAAATGCAGGTAAAGTCCTTACCCACAGGCAACTTTTGCGGGCGGTTTGGGGTCCCCCGTATGAGAATGAAATCCATTACTTGAGGGTTTATATTGGCCAGCTTCGACGCAAGATAGAAGCTGATCCCTCTCGGCCACGTCACCTTATAACCGAGCCGGGGGTGGGTTACCGCTTGCTTTAA
- the kdpC gene encoding potassium-transporting ATPase subunit KdpC, which translates to MKRIVLTSIIMLLTMTLFLGFIYPLATTGLAYLLFPRQAKGSLIYQDGRVVGSELIGQKFTDPRYFHGRPSVAGEGYDATASGGSNLGPTNKKLLEAIAERLVRTREENGLSVNETVPADLITASASGLDPHISPEAAYLQVPRIARMRGIPEEKIRQLVEQHIEGRQFGFLGEPRVNVLKLNLALDALR; encoded by the coding sequence ATGAAGAGGATAGTTTTAACTTCGATCATAATGCTTCTTACCATGACACTGTTTTTAGGTTTTATATATCCCCTAGCCACCACAGGTCTGGCTTATCTCCTTTTTCCCCGCCAAGCTAAAGGATCTCTAATTTACCAGGATGGGCGGGTGGTGGGTTCGGAGCTTATAGGCCAAAAATTTACAGACCCCCGTTATTTTCATGGCCGGCCTTCGGTTGCAGGGGAAGGATATGATGCTACTGCTTCGGGAGGTTCTAATTTAGGTCCTACTAATAAAAAGCTGTTAGAAGCTATTGCCGAACGGCTAGTAAGAACCCGGGAGGAGAATGGATTATCAGTAAATGAAACGGTGCCTGCTGACTTGATAACAGCTTCAGCTAGCGGCCTGGATCCCCATATAAGCCCAGAGGCTGCCTACCTTCAAGTACCCCGGATAGCCCGGATGCGGGGAATACCAGAAGAAAAGATCAGACAGCTTGTGGAACAACATATTGAGGGTCGTCAGTTTGGTTTTTTAGGCGAACCCCGGGTGAATGTTTTAAAACTTAATCTAGCTTTGGATGCTTTAAGGTAG
- the kdpF gene encoding K(+)-transporting ATPase subunit F: MLDILLGAVVSIGLLIYLLYTLMKAEEL, translated from the coding sequence ATGTTAGATATTCTCCTGGGGGCCGTAGTTTCTATAGGCCTTCTTATTTATCTACTCTACACCTTAATGAAGGCAGAAGAACTATAA